In Paralcaligenes sp. KSB-10, the following are encoded in one genomic region:
- a CDS encoding LysR family transcriptional regulator, which translates to MNTRFIETFVMLAQLKSFRATASALHATPAAISLRVKSLEDELGVELIDRSFKAFRLTANGQRLLNQARSVLEAVRQLQVAAHQEDAVQGCLRLGVNETVVHSWLAHYIKQLNRDYPELEVELTVEVSSVLQKQLLAGDLDLVFRVEGIDSDKIVSDALAVYPVRWIARKNFLPQNKRDLIRNVLQHPVLTFGRGTAPQRAIEQIVANFASQAGIPAGKAHVLCSPSVAAIVRLIENGFGVAAIPALFVADEIASGAFVELPVQPIPPSVVISMCWHANAKMHVHTAANAARIACEYYCKNTDRRLVKAILN; encoded by the coding sequence GTGAATACACGCTTTATCGAGACTTTCGTCATGCTCGCCCAGCTCAAAAGCTTTCGGGCCACGGCCAGCGCGCTTCATGCGACGCCGGCCGCGATTTCGCTGCGTGTCAAGAGCCTGGAAGATGAATTGGGCGTCGAGCTGATCGACCGGTCATTCAAGGCATTCCGCCTTACCGCCAATGGGCAGCGTTTGCTGAATCAGGCCCGCTCCGTGCTCGAAGCGGTACGCCAGCTGCAGGTCGCGGCCCATCAGGAAGATGCCGTGCAGGGCTGCTTACGGCTCGGCGTGAACGAAACCGTCGTTCATAGCTGGTTGGCACACTACATAAAGCAGCTCAACAGGGATTACCCGGAGCTGGAGGTCGAGTTGACTGTTGAAGTGAGCAGCGTGTTGCAAAAGCAATTGCTTGCCGGCGACCTCGATCTGGTGTTTCGCGTAGAGGGCATCGACAGCGACAAGATCGTTTCCGATGCGCTGGCCGTCTATCCCGTCCGATGGATAGCCAGAAAGAATTTTTTACCGCAGAATAAGCGTGATCTGATCAGGAATGTGCTGCAACATCCGGTGTTGACTTTTGGGCGCGGGACGGCGCCGCAACGGGCGATCGAGCAGATTGTGGCCAATTTCGCCAGTCAGGCGGGTATTCCCGCCGGGAAGGCTCATGTGCTGTGCTCTCCTTCGGTCGCGGCTATTGTCCGGCTCATCGAGAACGGTTTTGGCGTGGCGGCGATTCCGGCCTTGTTCGTGGCCGATGAGATAGCCAGTGGGGCTTTCGTCGAATTGCCCGTTCAACCGATCCCGCCTTCGGTTGTTATTTCCATGTGCTGGCACGCCAACGCAAAAATGCATGTGCATACCGCAGCCAATGCGGCGCGTATCGCTTGCGAGTATTACTGCAAGAACACGGACCGCCGGCTGGTCAAGGCAATACTTAACTGA
- a CDS encoding ABC transporter ATP-binding protein — translation MLKVEDLHVAYGGVQAVRGISLEVHPGEITALLGANGAGKSSTLLSIIGSVKPKSGRIAFDGADITGLTPDVLVKRGIALIPEGGRVFARQTVEQNLHLGAYVVPGEALYRERLEQVYALFPRLAERRAQIAGTLSGGERQMLAIGRALMSGPRLLLVDEPSLGLSPLLVETVFDTLANLNRNGTSILLVEQNMAQALELATRAYVMQSGKIALQGSAEEIGSSDQVRQAYLGL, via the coding sequence TTGCTGAAAGTGGAAGACCTGCATGTGGCTTATGGCGGTGTGCAGGCGGTACGGGGCATATCGCTTGAAGTGCATCCCGGCGAAATTACCGCATTGCTGGGCGCCAATGGCGCCGGCAAATCAAGCACGCTGCTGTCCATCATCGGTTCGGTAAAACCGAAATCCGGACGCATCGCCTTCGACGGCGCCGATATTACCGGGCTGACGCCCGATGTACTGGTCAAGCGCGGCATAGCCCTGATCCCGGAGGGTGGCCGGGTGTTTGCACGGCAAACGGTAGAGCAGAACCTGCACCTTGGCGCCTATGTGGTTCCCGGTGAAGCGCTTTATCGCGAACGCCTGGAGCAGGTGTATGCACTATTTCCCAGGCTGGCCGAGCGCCGCGCGCAAATCGCCGGCACCCTGTCCGGAGGTGAACGCCAGATGCTTGCCATCGGACGCGCACTGATGAGCGGCCCAAGGCTTTTGCTGGTGGACGAACCCAGCCTGGGCTTGTCGCCGCTACTGGTCGAAACGGTCTTCGACACCCTGGCGAATCTGAACCGGAACGGCACATCCATTCTGCTGGTCGAACAGAACATGGCGCAAGCCCTGGAGCTGGCAACCCGAGCTTACGTAATGCAAAGCGGCAAAATCGCACTGCAAGGCAGCGCGGAAGAAATCGGCTCATCAGACCAGGTTCGGCAGGCTTACCTTGGCCTGTAA
- a CDS encoding branched-chain amino acid ABC transporter permease, with protein MLEQQLFNALSLGSVYALFALGFTLIFGVLGVINLSHGAIFMLGSYVALLLVNTLAVPLWLALVGAMLLTGLIGLAVDYLILRPLRARNVPHLIPMIATIGVAIMLTNLTQGLFGVETKRFPQGTIPEGSYNLGHLHITALQVGIIAVSFILMLVLLAIMRKTQLGRALRAIAESPKAACLLGINVEGLFYLTSFAAAALGGAAGVLVGLSFNAISPYMGQPMLLKGVAVIILGGMGDIRGALIGGLFLGFAEVLTVAYFSSDFRDAVAFGLLFLILLIRPSGMFGKVLERKA; from the coding sequence ATGCTCGAACAACAGCTTTTTAACGCGCTTTCGCTAGGCAGTGTCTATGCCCTGTTTGCACTGGGCTTCACGCTCATCTTTGGCGTATTGGGCGTCATTAATTTGTCCCACGGCGCCATTTTCATGCTGGGCAGCTATGTCGCGCTGCTGCTGGTGAATACACTGGCCGTGCCGCTATGGCTTGCGTTGGTGGGGGCAATGCTGCTTACCGGCCTGATCGGGCTGGCAGTCGATTACCTGATCCTGCGGCCCTTGCGCGCCCGCAATGTACCCCATTTGATACCCATGATCGCCACCATCGGCGTGGCAATCATGCTGACCAATCTGACGCAGGGCCTGTTCGGCGTCGAAACCAAACGGTTCCCGCAGGGCACCATTCCCGAAGGAAGCTATAACCTCGGGCACCTGCACATAACAGCGCTGCAGGTCGGCATTATCGCGGTTTCATTCATACTGATGCTGGTGCTGCTGGCCATCATGCGTAAAACGCAGCTGGGCCGCGCACTGCGCGCCATCGCCGAATCGCCGAAAGCGGCCTGCCTGCTGGGCATCAACGTCGAAGGGCTGTTCTACCTGACTTCCTTTGCCGCGGCTGCGCTGGGCGGCGCCGCCGGCGTACTGGTCGGGCTATCGTTCAATGCGATTTCGCCTTATATGGGGCAGCCCATGCTGCTCAAAGGCGTCGCGGTCATTATTCTCGGAGGCATGGGCGATATTCGCGGCGCGCTGATCGGCGGCTTGTTCCTCGGCTTTGCCGAAGTATTGACGGTGGCCTACTTCTCCAGCGATTTCCGCGATGCGGTCGCATTCGGGTTGCTGTTTCTGATTCTGTTGATCAGGCCATCGGGCATGTTTGGCAAAGTACTGGAAAGAAAGGCCTGA
- a CDS encoding TetR/AcrR family transcriptional regulator translates to MRVVHEHGFAGASVRDIVQAAGVPQGSFTNHFASKEAFGIEVIDLYFARHLNVMDETLLNDALPPLQRLRTYIDTGKNRLNLDGMRNGCLFGNFTAEASDHSELIRHRLVEIFSEMQRSIAYCLRAAVKAGELSPSTDCDEIAGFIVSSIQGANLLAKAQRSPVPVERFKEILFSSILRRTGSFDPDQHSADTTGLGH, encoded by the coding sequence ATGCGGGTCGTGCACGAGCACGGGTTTGCAGGCGCGAGCGTGCGCGATATTGTCCAGGCGGCAGGCGTGCCGCAAGGGTCGTTCACCAATCACTTCGCCTCGAAAGAAGCCTTCGGAATCGAAGTCATCGATCTCTATTTCGCCCGCCACCTGAATGTAATGGACGAGACGCTGCTCAACGATGCGCTGCCGCCGCTCCAGCGGCTCCGCACTTATATCGACACCGGCAAAAACCGCCTCAATCTGGACGGCATGCGAAATGGCTGTCTGTTTGGCAACTTTACCGCCGAGGCCAGCGATCACAGCGAACTCATACGGCACCGCCTCGTCGAGATATTCTCGGAAATGCAGCGATCCATCGCCTACTGCCTCAGAGCCGCCGTAAAAGCGGGCGAATTGTCGCCCAGCACCGACTGCGACGAAATTGCGGGCTTTATCGTTTCATCGATCCAGGGCGCCAACCTCTTGGCAAAAGCCCAGCGCAGCCCGGTGCCGGTGGAACGCTTCAAAGAAATTCTCTTTTCGAGCATCCTGCGCCGAACGGGGTCGTTCGACCCGGATCAGCACAGCGCGGACACAACGGGCCTGGGCCACTGA
- a CDS encoding MFS transporter: MTITTRTLGQQASFWVAAAVVTHTLWTSAAPAVTYPLYAAEWHLTPTVTTAIFAVYPVVVVAALLLFGNVSDRIGRRATILFGLAASLLGVLLFAVAPSVGWVFVGRAFMGMGVGLSAGPASAAMLEFSSPGQSDRASAMNTAAQSSGLALATLVGGALVEYAPFPTRLNFWVLFVVLLAIFAAVWFLPRHAQGASSVRWRPGSVSIPKGMGKIFLTSALSVTAAYALGAIMLSLGAQIAKDLIGSSNALVSGAAIALFAASSGTVAIIAKRAAARTNILRGGIVSVAGQALLMLSAAHHSLPLFLAAAVTTGAAYSLQFLGGLTLISANAPASHRAGTLSAIYLIAYLFMGSIALVLGVLATAHGLETAVDIGSPAIALLGIAALLLAVWTSRPRNAVAACAP; the protein is encoded by the coding sequence ATGACGATTACCACACGCACGCTAGGGCAGCAGGCAAGTTTTTGGGTTGCGGCCGCGGTCGTTACCCACACCCTCTGGACCAGCGCGGCGCCCGCGGTCACTTACCCCCTGTATGCCGCCGAATGGCACCTGACACCCACCGTGACGACGGCCATCTTTGCCGTCTACCCTGTCGTGGTCGTGGCCGCCCTGCTGCTGTTCGGCAATGTCTCGGACCGCATCGGGCGCCGTGCAACCATTCTGTTCGGGCTGGCCGCCTCGCTGCTTGGCGTGCTGCTCTTCGCTGTCGCTCCGAGCGTCGGCTGGGTATTTGTCGGCCGCGCGTTCATGGGAATGGGTGTGGGGCTGTCCGCCGGCCCTGCCTCGGCCGCCATGCTGGAATTCAGCTCACCGGGGCAATCGGACCGCGCCAGCGCCATGAACACCGCCGCTCAATCCTCAGGCCTTGCCCTAGCAACCCTGGTCGGCGGAGCCCTGGTCGAGTACGCTCCCTTTCCCACACGCCTCAATTTCTGGGTGCTATTCGTGGTTCTGCTGGCCATATTTGCCGCCGTGTGGTTCTTGCCGCGCCATGCGCAAGGCGCATCTTCTGTACGCTGGCGTCCGGGGTCCGTCAGCATTCCCAAAGGCATGGGCAAGATTTTCCTGACCTCGGCGCTTTCCGTCACAGCCGCCTACGCACTGGGCGCCATCATGTTGTCGCTGGGCGCACAGATTGCGAAGGATCTTATAGGCTCGTCGAACGCGCTGGTGAGCGGTGCCGCAATCGCGCTATTCGCGGCATCGAGCGGCACCGTGGCAATTATCGCTAAACGGGCCGCGGCCCGCACAAACATTCTTCGAGGGGGTATCGTTTCGGTGGCTGGCCAGGCCCTGCTGATGTTGTCAGCCGCGCATCACTCTCTGCCTCTCTTCCTGGCTGCCGCGGTAACTACAGGTGCGGCCTACAGTCTGCAATTTCTTGGCGGACTGACGCTGATCAGCGCAAACGCGCCAGCCAGCCATCGCGCTGGCACGCTTTCGGCGATTTATCTGATCGCCTACCTGTTCATGGGAAGCATTGCACTCGTGCTTGGTGTGCTGGCCACGGCCCATGGCCTTGAAACAGCCGTGGACATAGGGTCGCCCGCAATCGCCCTGCTGGGCATCGCCGCCCTGCTGCTTGCTGTCTGGACCAGTCGCCCTCGCAACGCGGTTGCCGCGTGCGCTCCTTAG
- a CDS encoding ABC transporter substrate-binding protein, whose translation MQIRHLLKTLPLVLLSASLASTAYAADIKLGVAEALSGPAGKYGVAIKNGFTLAADEINAKGGVNGNKLALVVEDEQGKKEEAINVFKKLIFQDKVLMVFGPTLSNSAFAADPIANAAKVVVFGTSNTADGITQMGPFTFRNSVMEADVLPVSTRAAVKHFNLKKVAVIYGNDDAFTKDGYNVFKATLADQKIPVSDTETYAKGDVDFKAQLTKIKASNPDAIVCSCLAEEAGNIILQARSLGMKQPFIGGNGLNSPKLFDIAKDAADNSIMGSPWSSENTAPANQAFIAAYKSKFNVAPDQFAAQAYDAMHIVATALKSVKLSGDLAKDRDALRVALPTVKWDGATGKFAFRPAPASKTGKPVGYDAQQDAIVNIAQHSKFVVLK comes from the coding sequence ATGCAAATCCGTCATTTGCTTAAAACATTGCCTTTAGTCCTGCTTAGCGCCAGCCTGGCCAGCACGGCCTATGCGGCCGATATCAAACTGGGGGTGGCCGAAGCGTTGAGCGGCCCGGCAGGCAAGTACGGCGTAGCCATCAAAAACGGGTTTACGCTGGCCGCCGACGAAATCAACGCCAAAGGCGGCGTCAATGGCAACAAGCTCGCGCTGGTCGTTGAAGACGAACAGGGCAAGAAAGAAGAAGCCATCAACGTCTTCAAAAAACTGATTTTCCAGGATAAAGTGCTGATGGTGTTTGGCCCTACCCTGTCGAACTCGGCTTTTGCCGCGGACCCGATCGCCAATGCCGCCAAAGTAGTGGTGTTCGGCACCAGCAACACCGCCGATGGCATAACCCAGATGGGGCCTTTCACATTTCGCAATTCCGTAATGGAAGCCGACGTGCTGCCGGTCAGCACACGTGCCGCCGTCAAGCACTTCAATCTTAAAAAAGTTGCCGTCATTTACGGCAATGACGATGCGTTTACCAAAGATGGCTATAACGTATTCAAGGCCACGCTGGCCGATCAGAAAATTCCGGTAAGCGATACCGAAACCTACGCAAAAGGCGACGTCGATTTCAAGGCGCAACTCACCAAGATCAAGGCCAGCAATCCAGATGCCATCGTCTGCTCTTGCCTTGCCGAGGAAGCCGGCAATATTATTCTGCAGGCGCGCTCGCTGGGCATGAAGCAGCCGTTCATCGGCGGCAACGGCCTTAACTCGCCCAAGCTGTTCGATATCGCCAAAGATGCCGCCGACAATTCCATTATGGGCAGCCCATGGTCATCGGAAAATACCGCGCCGGCCAACCAGGCGTTCATTGCCGCCTACAAGAGCAAATTCAACGTGGCTCCCGACCAATTCGCGGCCCAGGCGTATGACGCCATGCACATCGTCGCGACGGCACTGAAAAGCGTCAAGCTCAGCGGCGATCTCGCCAAAGACCGCGACGCTCTGCGTGTGGCGCTGCCAACCGTCAAATGGGATGGCGCGACCGGCAAGTTTGCATTCCGCCCCGCCCCAGCCTCCAAAACCGGCAAACCGGTGGGCTACGACGCGCAGCAAGATGCCATCGTGAATATCGCCCAGCACAGCAAATTCGTAGTGCTTAAGTAG
- a CDS encoding ABC transporter substrate-binding protein has translation MKKVIAALIACLGMMLTQGASAEEKVIKIGAIYPLSGALASTGIELKQAIELAVDVVNKDHPELKGIPLAAGAGLPHLGGAKIQVIFADSQGKPDVGQAEAQRLIDQEHVVALVGAYQSAVTKTSSRITEQREIPYVNGESSSPDLTERGYKWFFRTTPNDETFISNMMEFLDGIKKVPTKKIAVVYENTDFGVNTYKAVEKFAKQSGRQIVANIAYSAGTPSLNSETQKLAAAKPDVAIFASYTSDAMLFVRTMRQMNYAPPIMLANDAGFIDSRFISEVGPQVQGVLTRDVWSNDLYTIKPVIKQLNDMFKARAGKDLNGNSARSLQGILVLADAIDRAGSTKPDAIRKALVATNLDADQIVMPWAGVKFDDKGQNLKGQGLILQLVGKDYQTVWPDRYKKMKDLPTLPFSWKK, from the coding sequence ATGAAAAAAGTCATAGCAGCGCTGATTGCGTGCCTCGGCATGATGCTGACGCAAGGCGCGTCGGCCGAGGAAAAAGTCATCAAGATCGGCGCCATATACCCACTGAGCGGCGCTCTTGCCTCGACCGGAATCGAACTCAAGCAGGCCATCGAACTGGCGGTGGACGTGGTCAACAAAGATCACCCCGAACTCAAGGGCATACCGCTGGCGGCCGGCGCCGGGCTGCCTCATCTTGGCGGCGCCAAGATCCAGGTCATCTTCGCCGATTCGCAGGGCAAGCCCGATGTCGGCCAGGCGGAAGCCCAGCGCCTGATCGACCAGGAACATGTCGTGGCGCTGGTTGGCGCCTATCAGTCGGCGGTCACCAAAACATCGAGCCGCATTACCGAACAGCGTGAAATTCCGTATGTAAACGGCGAATCGAGCAGCCCCGACCTGACCGAGCGCGGCTACAAATGGTTTTTCCGCACCACGCCCAACGACGAAACCTTCATCAGCAACATGATGGAATTTCTCGACGGCATCAAAAAAGTACCCACCAAGAAAATTGCCGTCGTCTACGAGAACACCGATTTCGGCGTGAACACCTACAAAGCCGTAGAGAAATTCGCCAAGCAATCCGGCCGGCAAATCGTCGCCAACATCGCCTATTCCGCCGGCACGCCGTCACTGAATTCGGAAACGCAAAAACTCGCCGCCGCCAAACCCGACGTGGCCATCTTTGCCAGCTACACATCCGACGCAATGCTCTTTGTGCGCACCATGCGCCAAATGAACTACGCCCCGCCCATCATGCTCGCCAACGATGCCGGCTTTATCGATTCGCGCTTCATCTCCGAAGTCGGCCCGCAGGTGCAAGGCGTGCTGACACGCGACGTATGGTCCAACGACCTGTACACCATCAAGCCGGTCATCAAGCAACTGAACGATATGTTCAAGGCGCGGGCCGGCAAAGACCTGAATGGCAACAGCGCACGGTCCCTGCAAGGTATTCTGGTGCTCGCCGATGCCATTGATCGGGCCGGATCCACCAAGCCCGACGCCATACGCAAGGCGCTGGTCGCCACCAACCTGGACGCGGATCAAATCGTCATGCCCTGGGCCGGCGTCAAGTTCGACGACAAGGGGCAGAACCTGAAGGGGCAAGGCCTGATCCTGCAATTGGTAGGCAAGGACTACCAGACTGTCTGGCCCGACCGCTACAAGAAAATGAAAGACCTGCCCACGCTCCCCTTCTCCTGGAAGAAATAG
- a CDS encoding ABC transporter ATP-binding protein, producing the protein MALLEVKNLTKNFGGLVANRDISFDVDTGEIVAIIGPNGAGKSTLFNGLAGHHQPTSGSVTFNGVQLVGQAPEAIAAMGLMRTYQIPRSFAAMTVLDNVMIGALLRQPSLAGARAAAQQVLDTVGLGDRGPTPAGELNVAGQKRVELARALAASPKLLLLDEVAGGLNPSEARELAEILRSIHAKGVALVIVEHVLEVVMRLAHRVLVLDFGQLIASGTPEEVVRNPEVIGAYLGRKYRAG; encoded by the coding sequence GTGGCTCTGCTGGAAGTTAAAAACCTGACCAAGAATTTTGGCGGCCTGGTCGCCAACCGAGACATCAGCTTCGATGTCGATACCGGCGAGATCGTCGCCATCATTGGCCCGAACGGTGCCGGCAAAAGCACTTTGTTCAACGGCCTGGCAGGCCACCATCAGCCCACATCGGGCAGCGTGACGTTCAATGGCGTCCAGCTCGTGGGCCAGGCGCCGGAAGCCATAGCGGCCATGGGGCTGATGCGTACCTACCAGATCCCACGCAGCTTCGCGGCCATGACGGTGCTCGATAACGTCATGATTGGCGCATTGCTGCGGCAACCCAGCCTTGCCGGCGCGCGAGCTGCCGCGCAACAGGTACTGGACACTGTGGGGCTGGGCGATCGCGGCCCGACTCCGGCGGGAGAACTGAACGTAGCCGGCCAAAAACGGGTCGAACTGGCACGGGCCCTGGCGGCATCCCCCAAACTATTGCTGCTCGACGAGGTAGCGGGCGGGCTCAACCCCAGCGAAGCCCGCGAACTGGCTGAAATATTGCGATCGATCCACGCAAAAGGAGTGGCGCTGGTGATTGTCGAACACGTGCTGGAGGTTGTAATGCGGCTTGCACATCGGGTTCTGGTACTGGATTTCGGGCAACTGATCGCCTCGGGCACTCCCGAAGAGGTCGTACGCAACCCCGAAGTCATCGGGGCATATCTGGGGAGGAAGTACCGTGCCGGATAA
- a CDS encoding DUF427 domain-containing protein — MASRPVKTPGPDHPITIRTNPSQVIVSLKGRVIANTRDALTLREADYPAVQYIPMKDVDISLLERSDHSTYCPYKGECAYYSIALDGERSVNAVWTYEAPYAAVAAIKDHVAFYPDRVDTIEEHHITPGS, encoded by the coding sequence ATGGCGTCCAGACCCGTAAAAACTCCCGGCCCCGATCATCCGATCACAATCCGGACAAACCCGTCGCAAGTCATCGTGTCGCTCAAGGGACGTGTTATCGCCAACACCCGCGATGCCCTGACATTGCGGGAGGCTGATTACCCGGCAGTGCAGTACATACCCATGAAGGATGTCGACATATCGCTTCTCGAACGCAGCGATCACAGCACATATTGCCCTTACAAGGGCGAGTGCGCCTACTACAGCATTGCATTGGACGGCGAACGCTCGGTCAACGCCGTATGGACCTACGAGGCTCCTTATGCGGCCGTTGCCGCCATCAAGGACCATGTCGCCTTCTATCCTGATCGTGTCGACACAATTGAAGAGCACCACATTACCCCCGGATCGTGA
- a CDS encoding branched-chain amino acid ABC transporter permease: MDKNQTGPQDMRAPSLPAPTGWKAISASSRSGAVRGLVLAVVALAVFPLVVTDSFYQQIVVMTLMYGALGAAWNLVSGFLGRVSFGHAVFLGAGAYTTLLLLHALKLSPWLGIPLGGLVAAAVAFIVGKPTLRLTGHYFAMATIALLSVAQLLMTNWTWAGGATGIEAPIANSAWLLLFRSKEPYYWIAFGLALFTLWATFVLARSKTGYYWRAINGDEAAARSLGVPAERYKMLAFVLSAALTGMWGGFYAIYIGFIDPDSAFSLTLSIQIVLVTILGGIGTLAGPWLGAALLIPLAEGMRVAMGSSGHGFDLLLYGLAIILVSLFLPKGLITLKVRRGSAGS; this comes from the coding sequence ATCGACAAAAATCAAACCGGGCCGCAAGACATGCGGGCACCTTCCCTGCCCGCGCCTACCGGCTGGAAGGCCATTTCCGCCTCCAGCCGATCCGGGGCCGTGCGCGGACTCGTATTGGCCGTGGTGGCGCTGGCGGTCTTTCCGCTGGTGGTGACCGACTCGTTTTACCAGCAAATTGTCGTCATGACGCTGATGTACGGCGCCCTGGGGGCCGCCTGGAACCTGGTCAGCGGTTTTCTCGGGCGGGTTTCGTTCGGGCATGCCGTGTTTCTTGGAGCCGGTGCCTACACCACTCTATTGTTGCTGCATGCGCTAAAGCTCAGCCCCTGGCTTGGGATCCCTCTGGGCGGTCTTGTAGCGGCCGCGGTGGCGTTCATCGTCGGCAAACCCACGCTGCGTCTTACCGGCCACTATTTTGCAATGGCCACGATCGCGCTGCTGTCGGTCGCCCAGTTGCTGATGACCAACTGGACCTGGGCCGGCGGCGCAACCGGCATCGAAGCCCCTATTGCCAACAGTGCCTGGCTGCTGCTGTTTCGCTCAAAAGAACCCTATTACTGGATCGCCTTCGGGCTGGCCTTGTTCACCTTGTGGGCCACATTCGTGCTGGCCCGCTCAAAAACAGGCTATTACTGGCGCGCCATCAACGGCGACGAAGCCGCGGCGCGCAGCCTGGGGGTGCCCGCCGAACGCTACAAGATGCTTGCTTTCGTACTGTCGGCCGCCCTGACCGGGATGTGGGGAGGCTTCTATGCCATCTATATCGGGTTCATCGACCCCGATTCAGCTTTCAGCCTGACTCTGTCCATCCAGATCGTGCTGGTCACGATTCTCGGCGGCATCGGTACCCTTGCCGGCCCGTGGCTGGGAGCGGCATTACTGATTCCACTGGCCGAGGGCATGCGCGTTGCCATGGGCAGTTCCGGCCACGGCTTCGATCTGCTGCTTTATGGGCTGGCAATCATCCTCGTCAGCCTCTTCCTGCCGAAAGGCTTGATCACACTCAAGGTGCGTCGTGGCTCTGCTGGAAGTTAA
- a CDS encoding putative hydro-lyase: protein MTPQDLRHQVRQGQLRAPTAGYCGEFAQANLAILPKAHADDFMRFCQRNPKACPLLGVGEPGQWNMESIGHDIDIRTDIPGYYLYRDGQLAGELTTLHDVWQSDFVVFAIGCSFSFEQMLMQAGVPLRHIEEKRNVAMYRSSTPNVPAGPFGGNMVVSMRPMKSSDAIRAIQITSRFPAVHGAPVHIGDPRLIGIADLQKPDYGEPVAVHSDELPVFWACGVTPQEAIRSARLPIAITHKPGHMLVTDIPNSALATF from the coding sequence ATGACACCACAAGATCTAAGACATCAAGTACGCCAGGGACAGCTCCGCGCCCCCACGGCCGGCTATTGCGGCGAATTCGCGCAGGCCAACCTGGCCATCCTGCCCAAAGCGCATGCGGACGACTTCATGCGCTTCTGTCAAAGAAACCCGAAGGCCTGTCCTTTGCTCGGCGTCGGCGAACCTGGGCAATGGAATATGGAATCGATCGGGCACGACATCGACATACGCACCGATATCCCGGGGTACTACCTATATCGCGACGGTCAATTGGCAGGGGAATTGACCACGCTGCACGATGTCTGGCAATCCGATTTCGTCGTGTTTGCCATCGGCTGCTCGTTTTCCTTCGAACAAATGCTGATGCAGGCCGGTGTGCCGCTGCGCCACATCGAGGAAAAACGCAACGTAGCGATGTACCGCAGCTCCACGCCAAACGTGCCCGCTGGCCCATTCGGCGGCAATATGGTCGTTTCCATGCGCCCCATGAAAAGCAGCGACGCAATCCGTGCAATCCAGATTACCAGCCGCTTTCCGGCCGTCCACGGTGCGCCCGTCCATATCGGAGACCCCCGCCTCATCGGCATCGCCGACCTGCAAAAGCCCGACTACGGAGAGCCCGTTGCCGTCCACTCCGACGAACTGCCGGTATTCTGGGCCTGCGGAGTAACACCTCAAGAGGCGATTCGCTCGGCTCGCCTGCCTATTGCCATTACCCACAAGCCTGGCCACATGCTGGTTACTGATATCCCGAATAGCGCTCTTGCCACATTCTGA
- a CDS encoding branched-chain amino acid ABC transporter permease: MFEALATGLFNGLIYALVAVGLALIWGITDVINFAHGEFLMLGMYAAYWMFTIGHVDPTLSAPIVACGLGFVGFLSYGLIIRPLQRAPAMIVILATFGLGLVLRQLAFIFFSPDYRNLPDTWLSGSVHLAGVSLGRPQVATGLVALVVIGLLFMLVYRTRWGHALQAVAEDRQAASFVGIASDRVNAQVWILGSAVVGLAGALLTTFFYVFPSVGNVFGLLAFVAVAMGGFGSLPGAFISGILIGVIESMTGYLVEPAYKMVSIFLIFLLVLWYRPRGLFGRW; this comes from the coding sequence GTGTTCGAAGCTCTCGCCACAGGTTTGTTCAATGGCCTGATCTATGCTTTGGTCGCGGTGGGCCTGGCATTGATCTGGGGCATTACGGACGTCATCAATTTTGCGCATGGCGAATTCCTGATGCTCGGCATGTATGCCGCCTACTGGATGTTCACCATTGGGCATGTCGATCCAACTCTTTCGGCTCCAATAGTGGCCTGCGGCCTGGGCTTCGTGGGCTTTCTTTCCTACGGGCTCATTATCCGCCCACTGCAGCGGGCGCCGGCCATGATCGTGATTCTGGCCACCTTCGGCCTGGGGCTGGTGCTGCGGCAACTCGCCTTCATTTTCTTTTCGCCGGACTACCGCAACCTGCCCGATACCTGGCTGTCCGGCAGCGTTCACCTGGCCGGTGTTTCGCTCGGACGCCCCCAGGTGGCAACCGGCCTGGTCGCGCTGGTGGTGATCGGACTGCTGTTCATGCTGGTGTACCGCACGCGCTGGGGCCATGCGCTGCAAGCCGTGGCCGAAGACCGGCAAGCGGCCTCCTTTGTCGGGATCGCCTCCGATCGCGTCAATGCTCAAGTCTGGATCCTGGGCAGCGCGGTGGTGGGCCTGGCCGGCGCATTGCTGACCACCTTTTTCTATGTATTCCCCTCGGTGGGCAATGTGTTCGGCTTGCTGGCCTTCGTGGCCGTGGCCATGGGCGGTTTCGGCTCGCTGCCCGGGGCATTCATTTCCGGGATACTGATCGGCGTCATCGAGTCGATGACCGGGTATCTGGTCGAACCGGCTTACAAGATGGTCAGCATCTTCCTGATTTTCCTGCTGGTTCTCTGGTACCGGCCACGTGGTCTTTTCGGGCGTTGGTGA